In Vanessa atalanta chromosome 3, ilVanAtal1.2, whole genome shotgun sequence, one genomic interval encodes:
- the LOC125077451 gene encoding piezo-type mechanosensitive ion channel component isoform X5: MQIMHKYYISVLLVRLVLPASLLLGIALRPFGLSLIYLLLYLIAPFPQVPDSKTFRGCRGKYLQLNLVVSALLLLVHAIWHSVLAGFAPYGSLFDDYPIIQTIGFNLGLVSYAGIDPLMAVHYLAPELVVMGTSLAVNLMVRTLLVGSSNDEVIRKDSKHQRFPLLTSAGKYLALLLLMASGIMRPSVTSGIYFLVFMGAATAWAVGKPLERGFAVVSRCVMAIMGVHIAVLLVYQCTWIIDIFPPETDMARYFGLTKLVILNETDSSNFTYEVTDDHMWATLASPLVILFSYFFLAIETRELFKPKVAYSYINSNALRGNTDEDYPLLRNMSPSKRWSGGRASSVTRQLHQDSTGSVVVPDEESVMEIEEPTLMDDIVAAVVDFFQVLIRSSYIATTITMMAWSIMFHSWLTFVFLMWANIVWLCQDQRSFMLKTSPVLVCYAMLLLIAQYIYGMNLTESELPSNITEVNLHQIGLGREEGEPCVPLLIKSLFTCMFWVTLRQRVQELRRRRHSAVVTDMAAPLHLTVSAAATGVDASREEEKRSRLLVALGEWLRAACARYWIYVVVIMLFVIGITGERMTIFRIIYMFLFLFFILMFQISWYWWRRLMYVFWITVIIYSMINLILIYIYQFDNFSKTIETYLMINERLQHDLGLEPYHRADLFVKLLTPTLFLIITIMQVHYFHKDFMALSDPKTRTNSIAREVDSSRPSQGGTSTMKDDLPPLPLEDRPANEHSDSDTEAEQSIGTSSFNTAARRSMYRKSSRSRSYAARERVSAWRAARAFAWRRCVALRRRLADWTDKAFILLDIHLIKIVFLSLMLLCVFNVCAMHVPIMIIIAPALLLSSRKQRICVLLISTLISVYFMAKMVYQIEYIKHSFFDVNCTKMGENNTLNTTVYNNAEWVGFSKATSKRPLVVLLKGYIGLIAVFTFYSLVTYRQQTLRSMGLLPANKEKIMFPDVTRVDADNNLIHCFKYLVNYGFYKFGVEISLMCLMGVIGSRMDVCAVLYAGWLLALAAARRARLAQLWPAFTACVTALVPLQYMLAVGFVPQLCLRYPWGGNDQQMKHIRTWLFLPYDDEPPHAVKLIFDYFLLLFAARQLRVFRVEKVHGDSYAGGSNSEDIGKDWETPNFVNPVPDFLGYVGSWLDVLKRMVFLGMLWVTLAIMFMTGTNRVNLFSMGYLIGSFIFLWQGTDFYLRPKEAILQWWSWLLRYNVSVVVVKALLQIPGCMFSSVLQEHACWLVQLLGIGCVDKFAGGNIARFLKMQYDKDSMCSVPQEDIGLAWDGVCFAFLILQRRLFHSYYFYRVIDESKATTVLASRGADLIEELRQKQMNIQEEQEVKILEKIKVKMERIKANQKKIQGVMSKEPVHHDAGSGTVSAPVTHRHKARVRTPFKPPASHQKAVRSGDYYMFDEFDDTDVHLKDDESSSDEEAPKTMGFGKLVSTAIKTDVRRAVSLRRASAPAVRTRASSLTFPFSYPRQGRTTTPRSEAVREADVDVKVSEHDRPGPSSELEDFAPQPESESFIDKLKGFLDTTTAFISSILVSLTRHLMKYSRDYRYVSRTLSVEKKRLKEKEGFGIGRREGSQMIWEPLPETLLHHKDVTTLEEQDDSMFKQEKSPIIHLVYALWYAVLAHTDIVCYIMVFINQIQSATILSIPLPLMVFLWGTLTIPRPTKTFWVTLIAYTEVIVLIKSMFQFEILPWNQKAIPANMPFTAPRIIGIERKFNYALYDLLLLLIIFLHRFMLKSLGLWKESTPEVELKEDMEYPLNPSDTQLLVEGRGEEVGRKYLEMHERPTPPAQTETNDISETPKKTVELREPEQTEDHDLEQEPGPSKVIDDDHYKVNDDQEPIIAVATTLEDTYSHYPQVIVLSVKRYLSPTRHFFQRMLAPGARVTADIYAYMFLCDFFNFLVVIFGFAAFGTHQGDGGVQAYLEENKVPIPFLVMLILQFGLIVIDRALYLRKFMLGKILFQYALIIGVHIWMFFVLPFITERTFNALLPPPMWYMVKCVYLLLSAYQIRCGYPRRIIGNFLCKSYHFLNMVCFRGFMAVPFLFELRTLMDWIWTDTSMTFMDWLKMEDIFASVFLLKCSRYVEDEFPQPRGAKKSATSKYLLGGGVLAFVIAIIWFPLVFFAFGNSVGQPNPPTDVTVKIRIGPFLPVYQMSAQSHNIDVFTEQDYTQLSNQYARDRTAQTFLSNYMYNDVAVVTINPNSTMTWQISPPELARLEKEAVSNASLAVKFTYVITHQSNNAQNPPTIDSNREVPLDAYIDGKPNPERETLLKLLADTAKPDTWLNVKMLFPKFLKVFNKGTSKPAYQLMPPISGTEHDDARFYRDVQLRLEREGDSVYWRVREACQPSDYLAAIPMNNCDMLVMYTFNDKLFPETLNFISGGGIIGLYTTFVFLASRVLRGFFSGIYTKIMFDDLPNVDRVLQLCLDIYLVREALELSLEEDLFAKLVFLYRSPETMIKWSRPKEEDSQEQRALPAPN, encoded by the exons gtataGCACTGCGGCCATTCGGCCTTTCTCTTATATATTTGCTGCTGTACTTGATAGCGCCGTTTCCACAAGTACCAGATTCCAAAACATTCCgag GCTGCCGAGGCAAATATCTTCAACTCAATCTTGTTGTCTCCGCGTTGCTTTTGCTAGTTCATGCAATATGGCACAGTGTCCTGGCAGGTTTTGCGCCTTATGGTTCTCTTTTCGACGATTATCCGATCATTCAAACGATCGGATTCAACCTCGGTCTTGTATCATATGCGGGAATAGATCCACTTATGGCAGTGCATTATCTTGCACCGgag CTGGTTGTAATGGGCACATCATTAGCAGTGAACTTGATGGTGCGTACCCTTCTTGTTGGATCTTCTAATGATGAAGTTATTAGAAAAGATTCCAAGCATCAGCGGTTTCCTTTGCTCACAAGTGCAG GCAAATATCTCGCACTATTACTTTTAATGGCATCCGGAATAATGCGTCCTAGTGTAACATCAGGGATATATTTCCTGGTGTTTATGGGTGCGGCAACGGCTTGGGCTGTAGGAAAGCCCCTAGAACGTGGGTTCGCCGTGGTGAGCCGCTGTGTCATGGCCATCATGGGCGTCCATATAGCAGTACTTCTTGTTTACCAGTGCACTTGGATCATAGACATTTTTCCACCAGAGACGGATATGGCTAG ataTTTTGGCCTCACAAAACTAGTTATTCTTAACGAAACAGATTCATCGAATTTTACGTATGAAGTGACCGACGACCACATGTGGGCTACTTTGGCTAGTCCCTTAGTGATACTCTTTTCATACTTTTTCCTCGCCATTGAAACACGAGAACTCTTCAAACCAAAG GTTGCATATTCATACATAAATTCCAATGCACTCCGTGGGAACACCGATGAGGATTATCCT CTCCTTCGTAACATGAGCCCTAGTAAGCGCTGGTCGGGCGGCCGAGCCAGCTCTGTTACGCGTCAACTGCACCAAGACTCCACCGGCTCCGTCGTTGTACCTGATGAAG AATCAGTAATGGAGATAGAGGAGCCAACATTAATGGATGATATTGTGGCTGCAGTCGTTGACTTCTTCCAAGTACTAATCAG atcttCTTACATAGCGACAACGATAACAATGATGGCATGGAGTATAATGTTCCACTCGTGGTTGACATTTGTGTTCCTCATGTGGGCAAATATCGTGTGGTTATGCCAGGATCAGCGATCCTTTATGTTGAAGACTAGTCCCGTGCTGGTTTGCTACGCAATGTTACTGCTTATCGCGCAGTACATCTATGGCATGAATCTTACGGAGAGCGAGCTACCGTCTAATATAACA GAGGTGAATCTGCACCAGATAGGCCTGGGCCGGGAGGAGGGCGAGCCGTGCGTGCCGCTTCTAATCAAGTCGCTGTTCACGTGCATGTTCTGGGTGACGCTGCGCCAGCGCGTGCAGGAGCTGCGGCGCCGTCGACACTCCGCCGTCGTCACCGACATGGCGGCGCCGCTGCACCTCACCGTTTCCGCCGCCGCCACTG GTGTGGACGCTTCTCGTGAAGAGGAGAAACGGTCACGCTTGCTGGTAGCGCTAGGCGAGTGGCTGCGGGCTGCCTGCGCTCGATACTGGATATACGTAGTTGTGATCATGCTCTTCGTGATCGGCATCACGGGCGAGCGAATGACTATCTTCAGGATCATATACATGTTCCTATTCCTGTTCTTCATACTCATGTTccag ATAAGTTGGTACTGGTGGCGTCGTCTGATGTACGTTTTCTGGAtaacagttattatatattcaatgatCAATCTcattctaatttatatataccaatTTGATAATTTCTCGAAGACAATAGAAACTTATTTGATGATTAACGAGAGATT gcaaCATGATTTGGGCTTAGAGCCATATCATCGGGCAGACTTATTCGTAAAACTATTAACGCCTACCTTGTTTCTCATCATTACAATAATGCAGGTGCACTATTTCCATAAGGACTTTATGGCATTATCTGACCCAAAAACGAG GACAAATAGTATAGCTAGAGAAGTAGACTCAAGTAGGCCTAGTCAAGGCGGTACTTCCACTATGAAAGATGAT CTACCACCGCTGCCACTAGAAGATAGACCCGCAAACGAGCACTCCGACAGTGACACTGAAGCGGAGCAGTCTATAGGAACGTCTTCCTTCAATACTGCTGCTCGTCGTTCTATGTACAG GAAGTCGTCGCGCAGCCGCTCGTACGCGGCGCGGGAGCGCGTGTCGGCGTggcgcgcggcgcgcgcgtTCGCGTGGCGGCGCTGCGTCGCGCTGCGGCGCCGGCTGGCCGACTGGACCGACAAGGCCTTCATCTTACTCGACATACATCTTATCAAGATCGTCTTTCTCTCGCTCATGCTGCTCTGTGTCTTTaat GTCTGCGCCATGCACGTtccaataatgataattatcgCACCGGCGCTGTTGCTAAGCTCTCGTAAGCAAAGAATATGCGTATTGTTAATATCTACTCTAATAAGTGTATACTTTATGGCGAAGATGGTCTACCAAATAGAgtatataaaacattcattCTTTGATGTGAACTGTACAAAG ATGGGAGAGAACAATACATTGAATACGACAGTGTATAACAACGCCGAATGGGTTGGGTTCAGTAAGGCGACGTCGAAGCGACCTCTAGTGGTACTCTTAAAGGGCTATATAGGCCTAATCGCTGTTTTCACCTTCTACTCGCTAGTCACATACAGGCAACAAACACTCAG gaGCATGGGTCTCCTACCGGCCAACAAGGAGAAGATAATGTTTCCAGATGTCACCCGCGTAGACGCTGATAATAACCTGATAcattgctttaaatatttagtgaaCTACGGCTTCTACAAGTTCGGAGTCGag ATCTCGCTGATGTGCCTGATGGGCGTGATCGGCTCGCGCATGGACGTGTGCGCCGTGCTGTACGCGGGCTGGCTGCTGGCgctggcggcggcgcggcgcgcgcgcctGGCGCAGCTGTGGCCCGCCTTCACCGCCTGCGTCACGGCGCTCGTGCCGCTGCAGTACATGCTGGCCGTGGGCTTCGTGCCGCAGCTGTGTCTGCGCTACCCTTGGGGCGGCAACGACCAG CAAATGAAACATATCCGTACTTGGCTCTTTTTACCGTACGACGACGAGCCCCCGCATGCGGTGAAGCTCATCTTCGATTATTTCCTGCTTTTGTTCGCGGCGCGCCAGTTGAGGGTGTTCAGAGTGGAAAAAGTCCACGGTGACTCTTACGCAGGCGGTTCCAACAGCGAGGACATCGGCAAAGACTGGGAAACCCCCAACTTTGTTAATCCAGTACCGGACTTTTTAGGATATGTCGG ATCATGGTTAGATGTCTTAAAAAGAATGGTATTTCTGGGCATGTTGTGGGTGACCCTCGCCATTATGTTCATGACGGGCACTAATCGTGTCAATCTGTTTTCGATGGGCTATCTCATCGGTTCTTTCATATTCCTGTGGCAAGGAACAGACTTCTATTTACGTCCAAAGGAAGCAATTTTGCAATG GTGGTCCTGGCTCCTCCGCTACAATGTATCCGTTGTGGTAGTGAAGGCGCTGCTACAAATCCCGGGTTGCATGTTCAGCTCAGTGCTGCAGGAACACGCGTGCTGGCTCGTGCAGCTGCTGGGCATCGGCTGCGTCGACAAGTTCGCCGGCGGGAACATCGCCAGGTTTCTTAAGATGCAGTATGACAAG gaTTCAATGTGTTCAGTTCCTCAAGAAGACATTGGTTTGGCGTGGGATGGAGTTTGTTTCGCTTTCCTGATATTGCAAAGAAGACTTTTCCACAGTTACTATTTCTACAGAGTTATCGATGAAAGCAAAGCTACCACTGTTCTCGCATCTAG AGGTGCGGATTTAATTGAGGAACTTCgtcaaaaacaaatgaacatacAAGAGGAACAAGAAGTAAAGATATTGGAAAAGATTAAAGTTAAAATGGAAAGAATCAAAGCGAATCAGAAGAAAATACAGGGAGTTATGTCAAAGGAACCCGTACACCACGATGCAG GAAGTGGTACCGTTTCCGCGCCAGTCACACATAGGCATAAAG CACGCGTGAGAACTCCGTTTAAGCCGCCCGCCAGCCATCAGAAGG CGGTGCGTTCCGGAGACTACTACATGTTTGATGAATTTGACGATACTGATGTTCATTTGAAAGACGATGAGTCCAGTTCAGACGAAGAAGCACCGAAAACTATGGGTTTCGGGAAG CTGGTGTCGACGGCCATCAAGACGGACGTGCGCCGCGCCGTGTCGCTGCGCCGCGCGTCTGCGCCCGCCGTGCGCACGCGCGCCTCCTCGCTCACCTTTCCCTTCTCCTATCCGCGCCAG GGTCGGACAACTACACCTCGGTCAGAGGCTGTACGGGAAGCAGACGTGGATGTAAAGGTATCAGAGCATGATCGGCCCGGACCTTCATCAGAATTAGAGGATTTTGCACCGCAACCAG AATCGGAGTCGTTCATTGATAAATTAAAGGGATTCTTAGACACCACTACAGCCTTTATATCTAGTATACTTGTATCCTTGACGCGTCACCTAATGAAGTATTCGCGAGATTACAGATACGTTTCGCGTACGTTATCTGTTGAAAAAAAGAGGCTCAAg GAGAAGGAAGGCTTCGGTATCGGTCGACGAGAAGGTTCACAGATGATTTGGGAGCCGCTACCCGAAACGCTGTTGCATCA TAAGGATGTGACGACGTTGGAAGAGCAAGACGACTCGATGTTTAAGCAAGAAAAGTCTCCGATAATACATCTCGTTTATGCATTGTGGTATGCGGTCTTGGCGCATACCGACATAGTTTGTTACATTATGGTGTTCATAAACCAG atCCAGTCGGCAACAATTCTATCCATTCCATTACCTCTTATGGTGTTTTTATGGGGAACTTTGACCATACCGCGACCAACTAAAACCTTTTGGGTTACTCTAATTGCGTACACTGAG GtcatagtattaataaaaagcaTGTTCCAATTCGAAATCTTACCGTGGAACCAAAAAGCCATACCAGCGAACATGCCTTTCACTGCGCCGAGAATTATCGGAATAGAGAGGAAATTCAACTATGCATTATATGACCTACTTCTTctactcattatatttttacatag atttatgttGAAATCGTTGGGCTTGTGGAAGGAATCAACGCCGGAGGTAGAATTAAAAGAGGATATGGAGTATCCCTTGAATCCTTCTGATACCCAATTGTTGGTCGAAGGTCGAGGTGAAGAAGTCGGTCGGAAGTATCTGGAGATGCACGAAAGGCCGACCCC GCCCGCACAAACGGAAACGAATGATATATCTGAAACCCCGAAAAAAACGGTAGAATTAAGAGAACCTGAACAAACGGAAGATCACGACTTAGAACAAGAACCTGGTCCCTCTAAAGTCATAGACGACGATCATTAcaa AGTCAATGACGACCAAGAACCGATAATTGCTGTTGCGACGACGCTAGAAGATACATATAGCCACTATCCTCAAGTAATTGTGTTATC CGTGAAGCGCTACCTGTCGCCCACGCGGCACTTCTTCCAGCGCATGCTGGCGCCGGGCGCGCGCGTCACGGCCGACATCTACGCCTACATGTTTCTCTGCGACTTCTTCAACTTCCTCGTCGTTATATTCGGCTTCGCTGCTTTCGGA ACTCATCAAGGGGACGGCGGGGTGCAGGCTTATCTGGAAGAGAACAAAGTACCGATCCCATTTTTGGTGATGTTGATTCTTCAATTCGGTCTGATCGTGATAGACCGCGCGCTCTACCTGCGCAAGTTCATGCTGGGCAAGATATTATTCCAATACGCACTCATAATCGGCGTGCACATTTGGATGTTCTTCGTATTACCCTTCATCACTGAGAG AACATTCAACGCTCTGTTGCCGCCGCCCATGTGGTACATGGTGAAGTGCGTGTACCTACTGCTGTCCGCGTATCAGATCCGCTGCGGATATCCGCGCCGCATCATCGGCAACTTCCTCTGCAAGTCCTACCACTTCCTCAACATGGTTTGCTTTAGAGG aTTTATGGCTGTGCCTTTCTTGTTCGAGTTACGCACACTGATGGACTGGATCTGGACGGATACATCTATGACGTTCATGGACTGGCTCAAAATGGAAGATATATTCGCCAGTGTTTTCTTACTGAAG TGCTCGCGCTACGTGGAGGACGAGTTCCCGCAGCCGCGCGGCGCCAAGAAGTCGGCGACGTCCAAGTACCTGCTGGGCGGCGGGGTGCTCGCCTTCGTCATCGCCATCATCTGGTTCCCGCTCGTATTCTTCGCCTTCGGAAACTCC gTTGGGCAACCGAATCCACCAACAGACGTTACGGTAAAAATTCGAATCGGACCATTTCTGCCGGTCTACCAGATGTCGGCACAATCGCATAATATAGACGT CTTCACGGAGCAGGACTACACGCAGCTGAGCAACCAGTACGCTCGCGACCGCACGGCGCAGACGTTCCTGTCCAACTACATGTACAACGACGTGGCCGTCGTCACCATCAACCCCAACTCCACCATGACGTGGCAGATCTCACCGCCCGAGCTCGCCCGCCTCGAGAAGGAGGCCGTCTCCA ATGCGTCGCTTGCGGTGAAATTCACATACGTCATCACACATCAGAGCAACAACGCGCAGAACCCGCCCACCATAGACAGCAATCGCGAGGTGCCGCTGGACGCCTACATTGACGGGAAGCCCAACCCCGAGAGGGAGACGCTGCTGAAGCTGCTGGCGGACACCGCAAAGCCCGACACTTg gctAAATGTGAAGATGCTTTTCCCGAAATTCCTAAAAGTCTTCAATAAAGGCACTTCGAAGCCTGCCTACCAATTGATGCCCCCGATATCGGGGACGG AGCACGACGACGCGCGGTTCTACCGCGACGTGCAGTTGCGCCTCGAGCGCGAGGGGGACAGCGTGTACTGGCGCGTGCGGGAGGCCTGCCAGCCGTCC GATTACCTCGCAGCGATTCCGATGAACAACTGTGATATGCTCGTCATGTACACTTTCAATGACAAACTCTTCCCGGAGACTCTCAATTTTATATCAGGAGGAGG AATAATCGGGCTGTACACGACGTTCGTGTTCCTGGCGTCGCGCGTGCTGCGCGGCTTCTTCTCGGGCATCTACACCAAGATCATGTTCGACGACCTGCCCAACGTCGACCGCGTGCTGCAGCTGTGTCTCGACATCTATCTG GTTCGCGAGGCTTTAGAGCTGTCCCTAGAAGAAGACTTATTTGCGAAATTAGTATTCTTGTATCGATCGCCAGAGACCATGATAAAATGGAGTCGACCGAAGGAAGAAGACAGTCAAGAACAAAGAGCACTACCAGCTCCAAACTGA